A stretch of DNA from Drosophila virilis strain 15010-1051.87 chromosome 5, Dvir_AGI_RSII-ME, whole genome shotgun sequence:
GATTCGAGAAAAGTTCACCATAGTTCTGGGAGCTGAGGTACGGTTCCGTTGGCTCTGAGGAGTACAGCTGCAACGCCTTGCGTATACGCTCGCGCAGCACATAAAGCGCCGGATTGGCCTTCATGATCTTGGCCATGGCCTGTTGTATTAGCGTCTTGCAGCCAGGGAACCAATTGCCATAGGCCGAATGCAAATTGTAGGCCAAATCGATGGCAATAAGCACGCCTGTCGGCGATGGATATATGGACATATTATCTGTGGTGTAGTCCAAGAACTTGGCCCTGGCATAACGCTCCACATCGTGCGAATCGTAGTCGCCCCAACGCAACTGTATATCCAGCCAATACTTTTGCGTTGTTGTATTGTCCATGGTGTCCTTTGTATCGGCTAGCAGCGATGGACGCGACACATTCCACTTGTAGGCGGGGAAGAGCAGAATATCCGCACAGGAGGAGTTCATTTTGTATGACTTGCGCGGATGTATGGTCTCCTTTTGCACCGTCTCAATCTCTAGGGCGTCTAGCTCCTGATCAAACACCTGACACAAATCCATGACAATGGACTCGTGTATCTTTTGCCACAAGTGAGCACGAAAGATTTGAATCAAGGAGATTTTTAGTGTGGGAATTTTGCCGTGCATGAAAATACCCGTCAGATCGAGTTGCACCTGGAAACCCACATATACATTGGCGCGATTGATTGTCGGTGACCACCAGAGCGTAAAGCGACGATTGGGTATCTGATTTAGACCGGAGCGCTGAGCATTTGTCAGCTTCTTGTACTTCATGGACTCCTCAAAACCGGATGCCTTCTCCCAGAACAGACCCTCCCAGGTTGGGAAGTACGTGCCCTTGAATAAGGTATGCTCCAGAATGCCCTCCACGCCGCCCAATGCTTGTATCATGTCCGTGCGATAGTTGTTCAGATTCCAAAGTTTGCCATCGTGTCGCTGATGTGTCCACCAGAATGGATTCTGCTTGAGCACCTGATACTGCTTGAACTCTGTGCGTATGCGCCAGCCCTTGTCATAGGCCAAGGTATGCCGATCCTTCTGGAAGAGCGTATTGATACGCGGTATACCACGATCCCAACTGTCCTCCAGATCTTCCAGCGTCAGACGACGATTCTGCGCATTCGCCTCTTGGCGCTTCAGTGCATACTCGGCCCAAACACGCTGCGAGTCTATAAATTCACTCTCCCACGGCTGTATATAGCGATACAGATTTGGTATAAGCTGATCCTCGTCATGCGACATGCCTGATAAAGTATTTCGTTAAAGAAGGAACAAATATTATGCCGTTTTCCACTTACCGGAGCGGAAATGCGTGATGCCCACATCGGTTTGCTTAGACCAGCGCAGATCTGATTGTGGTATCAGGACATGACCCATGCTCAACATGCCCAAGCCGCCCAGCTCTTTGGGCGTGTAGAACACTACGGGCGGGAAACGCGAAGGCATTTTGGAGTTCAAGCCAATCTTGATACGTGTCTGTATTTTGTTTTCGCACTTGACCAGCAAATCGAGCAGCTCCTGTGTATTGACCACAGCCTCACGGAAATAGGTCATCAGACCGATTAGAGCGGTGTTCCATTTGTTGACAATCTATTTAGGGCAACGATTAAATAGCATAAACAATTTCCATCAGGCACGTTTAATTGCACTCACTTTTGTGAATGTGGTGGAGCCGGAGGCCATTAAAATCTGTCGCACACGATTGTGGAAACGTCCCAGAGACTCGTCATCCACGCGCAGGAAACACTGAGCTGTGCGCTCCTTTGTTATTTCATTCTGCAAATTCCAGACGCCATCGCGGTGCGTGAACTCTTCGTTTTGTGTGCGACACTGCAAAAGTTTaacaaataaagcaaattaTTAACTGAACTCGGCGAATAGTTTGGATTTAAAGGAACCTTGGGCAGAATGCGGCACTCGAAGCCACTCATATTAAACAGCAAATTGGGGTTATCCTTGGAATAAACGGAAACAAATGTGCTCTCCCAGCCAATGGTGGTCACGGAGCGGGGCAAACGATTCTTGATGTCCCAAAAGACAGCGCGACCACTGCAAGGTAAAACAAAGACAAGTCAAACGAAAGCTGGTTAGGATTAGGGTGATAGAAAAACCTACAGATTAACGTCGTGCTTCATCAGACGCATGCGTGCATCGCGTGGCCAGcactttttgttattatagCCCACAATATTCTCATTATTTGGATCCGGATGCTCGGTCAGATAACGCTGGATGAGATCACGCGCCTCCTCAGCCGAAAATCTAAAGAACAAATGTATGCGATCCACATAGCGACAGTAAAGCCGTATGGGATGCGCTGTTTCCGTGACAGCATCCTGGAATGTCAGAAAATCGTTGGGCATTTGCGGTGGTCCAGCCATTTCGCTGGAGCGGTGCAGGCCCAGCACTAACAGATCCAAAACAAGTCCATAGTATTGTGTTATAAACGAGGAGAACTGCAGGCCACGTATGATGCCATAGCTGTTCGTATGATTCATGTCCTTGTAGTTGATGACCACGTTGTTCTTGGCCGTCATGTAATCGGCAATGTTGTGATCCACAATGAGACGCAGCAGACGATTGAGCAGAGTCAGATCAATTTTCTCGTAGAGCTTCTCAAAGCGCGACTCGAGCAGCACATTGCATTCGCCCTCACCCACGTCCCACACATCTTGCAGATTGTTGATGCCTGTGAAGGAAGTGGATCTATCAAACTAGGATTCTCCTTGGTAGTTCTCGTGGCAATTGGTTTACACATGAATCTTTATATTGCTGGTTAAATGCGCCACCTTTGGCGTGAGGTTTGCAACAAGGGGATGGAATCCAAGCTCATCACTTTGCCACAAATCACACGCCCAAAATGCGCAGATATATTACACACTCTGGACATGATCTGTGCATAAATCACGCTCCGTTACCTTGACACCACTTGTAGGCCAACAGCGGCGGTGGTTCCGTGTCGCTGGGCTTGATCCATGGCGGAAACAGACGTCGCTTGTCTGCCTCATACCACAGATACTGATCCAAATAGGCATCTGTGATCTTTTCCAGTGGCTCCACTTCGTAGACGGGTATTAGGTGGCTATACAAGTCCATGAACTCAATGCCCACCTGATAGAAGAAGAGGAGCAATGAAAAACCTAGCCACATTCAAACAATTTAGAATAGTCTCACCTCCTTAAAGGCGCGCTGCGTCAGCAGATGACGCTTGATACGGGACAGCGCCTCGTGCGGATTGTCGTAGGCCTGTTCGATCAGACCCAGTTCCTCACGCTGGCTTTGGTTCAAACGCGACTTGACGCTGTATGCCTCCTTCAGACGTTCCAAGGCCAAAATCAGCAGCTTGGTGTCATGCTTGTAGGAGAGCGGCGGAAAGGGTATCGGTGCAAAGCGACGCGACTCCAGCCAATGCACTGTTGTGGTGTATATGGCCACCGCCTCCTCGGGCGATATATAGGGGCCATCCTTGAGGTAGTTATGCTGTCGCTCCTGCTCCGCCTTCAAATACAGACGCGTCAAACGACCCAAATTCTTTTTGCACACAGTCTTGTCCACGGTGGCACCACGTCGTATACGCTCTCGATTGTAGTGCGCCGTGTTTGTCCACCAGTCGGCCTTCATTTTGACATAGCGCAGAATCATATTCTCTATGGGTATGGGCAGACCGGGCACCTTCCACGGTATATTGGCCTTCCAGCAGCGCCAGGCCTCTGACAAATGCTGGAGTATGGTACGCGCCTTGTTTTGCTTAATGCCCTCGGGCATCATGTCCACAATATCGTGCATAACCGAGGCACGCAGCTCCAAATCGAAATGGGATTCGACACGTTGTTTGGTCACCGTTTTGGCCACGCCCTTGGAATGACGACCCTCGAATTGACGTGACAACAAGTTGCCCAGCCAACGTTCCAGCAGTGGAGTTATGCCACGCATAAAGAACAACCAAACACGCCAGCCAGGTGCCCAGAAGCCACAGCCCGGACCCTTGCCGACGGGTCCCGTATTGAAGCGATAGTAGATTAGATGCTTCAAGTCCTTGCACATGCGTATCTGTCGCATCAGCTTGTACTTGTAGCGATACATGCCCGTCAGTTGGCCCACATGCGcaaagatatactgtagaccaTCAGCTAGCTGAAAGGCGTCCACATTATTGAGACGATACTGTACATGCGAGTCGATGATCAGTTTGGTTAGACGTAGAATCTCGCGGCACAAATGGAAAGCTGTAAAAGAGACCAAGAGTTGAGTGATTGGGTGTGGACACATTGGATGTGGTCAGTTACCATTGCCGAAACGTGACTTTTTACGCTCCTTGGTAGTCAGCGTCTTGACCGGCTTCAAGTTGAAATTATAGTCCAAATGCAGGTAGTTCAGATTCTTACGATGAATAAGCAGATTAAGCATATTATAGCCCTGACGACACACTTGCAAACCGGCCTCCACCCAGTCCAGTGTGGTGGTCTGGAAAAACTTGGTCGCCTTGAATGAACGGAACAAatagctgaaaaaaaaaacaaacatgtaaaaaacaaataatcagATATAATTCAACATAGCTTTTTAATCATTTGGCTAACCCACCGCTTCTTTTGTGGCTTCGGTTTGCGATGTTTCAGAGCATTGAGCACATAATATTTCAACAGCTTCTGATAGCTGACGCGCACCTTGACCGGGTGACCAGGTGGGCAATGCTCCTTGTACCAGCACTTGACCAGCGGCACATCGATGGCACGACGGGAGCGACCCGAACGCATATTAAACGGACGCGGTGCCCATAACAACGCAATGCCATTGGCTGTATTATCTGTATAGAGTGGCGTATCCTGGAGAAAAGGCTGCACATCATCGGGCAGCGTAAAGTCCTCGTCGTCTTCAGGCATAGGTTCTTGTATTTTAGAATTAGCATTGCGATGTGAAATGGGATTGATAAGTGGATCAAAGTAAAAGGCAGGCAAGTCAGGATCTTCGGTCTTGATGTAGACCACGTTGGGCGTATGGTACCTAGAGAGAAaccatataaataaattagccgtatttcttaaaaaaaaagtcttgGCTTTATCGACTAACTAATCTTAAAAactatgtgtgtatgcaactATCAGCAGTCCAGATTTAAGTTCCACAATCGGAACGAACATTCACATTGCAAAACCCAGGAATCAATCGCTAAATTGGTAGTAAATCGGGCCTTATTGTTTGATCTAACATGGCATGAAGCGTTACCAGTATATGCGTACAACTGGGAACTCTACGGCCATGTAAATATATCTAACTACATATACAATCGTAAAGATAAGTTCGTTTACCAGCTCAGATGCACAAAATGCGGCATATTGTTGTACAGGTATGGAAACGCAATACGATACTCGGTGCGTATGGGCTGCCTTATTATAACCTTGTTTATATCATTGAACTCATTCCAGTCCTCGTCACTGCGTGAGaaaagaaatgcaattaaaactaGTTCTTAACTTATATTCACTTCATTCACTTACCCAACATTATGATCCTTAATAAGCGGCTCAAACTTTGGGCCACCGGGTATGGCCATGTTCAGTGCTTTGGCTGTGAAGAAGCTCTTTGGATCGAATagataaaagaaattattgTCGACCAAGTCGGTGAGCAGCTGATTGGCCAGACGGTAAAGCGTTGCCAGCTGGGGCAGGGAAAGATTCCACTTGCGATAAGTAGAGCCATTCACAAACCTAACAGAGAGCAGGATTATAAAGGATATTggtttatatatatggatatgcTTACGGCGTATCGACTAGTGGTCGATGATCATAGAACCATTTGTAGACAGCATTATCTTCATCGTTGTCCAGCTCAATTTGTATGGCCTCCAGCGGCTCCACATCCAAAACGTTGTCCGCATAGTCCAGCGGCGGCTCCTCATCGTCGAATGGCGGAAAACGCATACGCTTAAAGTGGCGACGGTCGCGTTTCTCACGACGCATCATAATCCACATGGTGCTGCCAAATGTACCCTGATATTTAGCTTAGATATAAAGAGTACCTTAATTGGAACTTACCCCCACTGCGCAATGTAAACCGGCTCGATGACCCAGGGTATCTCATTGACAAAGGTAATGGCGCCCGTTATGTGGTAGAGCACCTGCACATCCCTTATCTGCTCCCACGGCATGGGCATGTTCTCGAGCAGCTTAAGCACTGCATGTGGCATGTATTTGAGTGCGCCCAGATAGACACGCTTGTCGTGGCGATATTTGCGTGAGGTCATGTCACCATGATCACGTATAATCTTGCGTATATGCTCTGGCGGCATGTCCTCTTTCTGTGTGTCAATAAAACCGAATTTGCGTTTCTCGGCAAAACGTTTCGACTGCAAGTGCTGCCACTTAAGCGCCTTCTCCTGCAGTTTCTCCTCGGTGAGAATATCTGGTTTTGGTGTGGGTATTTGTCCCAGCTGTGGCTGGGGCACGCCCACTGCCGGCACCGGTATGCCATTGGCGTGTCCCGACGGCGGCAATGGGGCACCCGGTGGTGGTATTTGCTGTATCTGGTTGGCCATCTGCTGCTGCGCATGCAGCTGGGCCTGCTGTGCATGGGCCGCCGCGTACGCCTGCTGCTGGGCCATCAACTGGGCGGCCCAGGCATTTGGCGGAATCATATACGGCGGTATAGACATCGCTCAATTGCATGCGACACTATCAATCAAtaaatggatatatatataaagacatacaataaaaacaaaccacACACACGTTTCGTTTACGCCGAACAGAAAGAAGAAGATGCAAAGGcagaagcagcggcagcggcagacgttcgctgccgtcgccgcgttttgcaattttcacCACAGCCCTTTTAGCGCAAACATCAAGTGCCACACACAAaattaactatttaaaacaTACATGGAGAATACGGGTGCTAA
This window harbors:
- the Prp8 gene encoding pre-mRNA-processing-splicing factor 8, with the translated sequence MSIPPYMIPPNAWAAQLMAQQQAYAAAHAQQAQLHAQQQMANQIQQIPPPGAPLPPSGHANGIPVPAVGVPQPQLGQIPTPKPDILTEEKLQEKALKWQHLQSKRFAEKRKFGFIDTQKEDMPPEHIRKIIRDHGDMTSRKYRHDKRVYLGALKYMPHAVLKLLENMPMPWEQIRDVQVLYHITGAITFVNEIPWVIEPVYIAQWGTMWIMMRREKRDRRHFKRMRFPPFDDEEPPLDYADNVLDVEPLEAIQIELDNDEDNAVYKWFYDHRPLVDTPFVNGSTYRKWNLSLPQLATLYRLANQLLTDLVDNNFFYLFDPKSFFTAKALNMAIPGGPKFEPLIKDHNVGDEDWNEFNDINKVIIRQPIRTEYRIAFPYLYNNMPHFVHLSWYHTPNVVYIKTEDPDLPAFYFDPLINPISHRNANSKIQEPMPEDDEDFTLPDDVQPFLQDTPLYTDNTANGIALLWAPRPFNMRSGRSRRAIDVPLVKCWYKEHCPPGHPVKVRVSYQKLLKYYVLNALKHRKPKPQKKRYLFRSFKATKFFQTTTLDWVEAGLQVCRQGYNMLNLLIHRKNLNYLHLDYNFNLKPVKTLTTKERKKSRFGNAFHLCREILRLTKLIIDSHVQYRLNNVDAFQLADGLQYIFAHVGQLTGMYRYKYKLMRQIRMCKDLKHLIYYRFNTGPVGKGPGCGFWAPGWRVWLFFMRGITPLLERWLGNLLSRQFEGRHSKGVAKTVTKQRVESHFDLELRASVMHDIVDMMPEGIKQNKARTILQHLSEAWRCWKANIPWKVPGLPIPIENMILRYVKMKADWWTNTAHYNRERIRRGATVDKTVCKKNLGRLTRLYLKAEQERQHNYLKDGPYISPEEAVAIYTTTVHWLESRRFAPIPFPPLSYKHDTKLLILALERLKEAYSVKSRLNQSQREELGLIEQAYDNPHEALSRIKRHLLTQRAFKEVGIEFMDLYSHLIPVYEVEPLEKITDAYLDQYLWYEADKRRLFPPWIKPSDTEPPPLLAYKWCQGINNLQDVWDVGEGECNVLLESRFEKLYEKIDLTLLNRLLRLIVDHNIADYMTAKNNVVINYKDMNHTNSYGIIRGLQFSSFITQYYGLVLDLLVLGLHRSSEMAGPPQMPNDFLTFQDAVTETAHPIRLYCRYVDRIHLFFRFSAEEARDLIQRYLTEHPDPNNENIVGYNNKKCWPRDARMRLMKHDVNLGRAVFWDIKNRLPRSVTTIGWESTFVSVYSKDNPNLLFNMSGFECRILPKCRTQNEEFTHRDGVWNLQNEITKERTAQCFLRVDDESLGRFHNRVRQILMASGSTTFTKIVNKWNTALIGLMTYFREAVVNTQELLDLLVKCENKIQTRIKIGLNSKMPSRFPPVVFYTPKELGGLGMLSMGHVLIPQSDLRWSKQTDVGITHFRSGMSHDEDQLIPNLYRYIQPWESEFIDSQRVWAEYALKRQEANAQNRRLTLEDLEDSWDRGIPRINTLFQKDRHTLAYDKGWRIRTEFKQYQVLKQNPFWWTHQRHDGKLWNLNNYRTDMIQALGGVEGILEHTLFKGTYFPTWEGLFWEKASGFEESMKYKKLTNAQRSGLNQIPNRRFTLWWSPTINRANVYVGFQVQLDLTGIFMHGKIPTLKISLIQIFRAHLWQKIHESIVMDLCQVFDQELDALEIETVQKETIHPRKSYKMNSSCADILLFPAYKWNVSRPSLLADTKDTMDNTTTQKYWLDIQLRWGDYDSHDVERYARAKFLDYTTDNMSIYPSPTGVLIAIDLAYNLHSAYGNWFPGCKTLIQQAMAKIMKANPALYVLRERIRKALQLYSSEPTEPYLSSQNYGELFSNQIIWFVDDTNVYRVTIHKTFEGNLTTKPINGAIFIFNPRTGQLFLKIIHTSVWAGQKRLGQLAKWKTAEEVAALIRSLPVEEQPKQIIVTRKGMLDPLEVHLLDFPNIVIKGSELQLPFQACLKVEKFGDLILKATEPQMVLFNLYDDWLKTISSYTAFSRLILILRALHVNTERTKIILKPDKTTITEAHHIWPTLTDEEWIKVEVQLKDLILADYGKKNNVNVASLTQSEIRDIILGMEISAPSAQRQQIAEIEKQTKEQNQLTATTTRTTNKHGDEIITSTTSNYETQTFSSKTEWRVRAISATNLHLRTNHIYVSSDDIKETGYTYILPKNILKKFVTISDLRAQIAGYLYGVSPPDNPQVKEIRCIVMPPQWGTHQTINLPNALPTHQYLKDMEPLGWIHTQPNELPQLSPQDITTHAKIMQENSNWDGEKTIVITCSFTPGSCSLTAYKLTPSGFEWGSKNTDKGNNPKGYLPSHYERVQMLLSNKFLGFFMVPAQSSWNYNFMGVRHDPNMKYELQLANPKEFYHELHRTSHFLLFSNLEDGGDGAGADREDVYA